GAACAGACTGTTGTGCATCTACCTCAGAGGAGCTTTAGCCAAAACatatgtatttaatttatttctgaaaactgTAAAATCCAGATACACACAGTCATATGGCCTCACTTCTAtccaccagcacagctggaggtCAGGCTGGCATTACAGAGATTACATTTCCTTGCAGACTTTGActactgcagcagctgaagctaCAACCAGGAGAGAATTTAGATCCCAGAAAGTCTACTACTACTATTACCGTTTGGAACTCCAGAATTACTGTTGAGGGTTTCCTAAATGACAGCTACTTGCTTCAATGAACTATTTTAGGAAGTCCCTCTCCCGTTTTTCAAAGCCTGTAATTGTCCATTAAACTGCAgcaagggatttttcttttaaagatcaCACCAGCATTATGAATCTCTCCTTACAGCTGCCTTTAAATTCTCAGGATTACTGTTTTGAAATATCACCATGGATATAGTCAGCAGTTTTAAGTTTATTCTTAATCATGACTTCCATTTTGCATCTATGTAATTTTATAAACAAATCACAGaacatttgttttcatgtttacAATATGAAAATACCTGCTAGTTGAATGCATCCCTCCTTGTGCCTAGCCAAGCCTTTCCATGCTCTGGAAATCTTTTACAGAGGAGTACATAGAGGACTCATGTCACTGAGTATCCAAAACTGTGACAAATTCCACCCTTTACTCAGCTCTTGGGATGGCTCAAAGGTATCAAGAGAGGCAAGTTAGATGGTCATGTTGTGAAGAAGTGGCACTATGGGGAACAGTACTAAACCTGTTCCTTAAACATGTTACTGAGCAAAAATAGTCTGATTAAGTTTTCTTTTGAGGTCTCTTCTTGTTTTTTCGAACCTGCTCACCAAAAAGTAGAAGAAATGCACAGAGGCAGGGTCTGTGCAGGTAACAGAAAAGCACAGGTATCATCactgtcagaaaaaaaccaacagaaccACACTGCTCCAGCTTTTCAGAAATGATACTGCCAAAACATTTAAAGCCATAGATAAATCCTTTTAAAACCACATCTCAGGCATGTTTCATCCATAGCCTAAACCTCAGAACAAAGACTGCAGTGGAAGAGTGAACAATAAACCAGAGTAGAAACAAATGCATATATGATGACTTGAACTGTGTTGTTACCATTATAGGGATTTTTAATCTGTGTAGaagtattatttttctgtagtatttttatagtatttttatattgtagtatttttatttttttatattctgtAGCTTTTCTGTAGCACTTCAATTCCTCTGGCCTTTAAGAGTCATACTACCAAACTAATTAATACAATTTAGGTTCCTTCTGTATTCAAAATCTTTCAAATTtctaatttctatttcttcttgtaGAAAAGGACACTTAAATCATTTGGCCTTTATTGAAAGAACAGTTGTGAACAACTGGAGAAATTCCAAGGAGCGTAACATTCTTCTTAAACTGTTGTGGTCAGATGGGGATATTCAAGGCTGCAGCCTTCCAGGGCTGAGTGACATAAATTCTGCTGGTTTTAGTGTTTACAGAAAACACTCCAGCTGATGATTGTGAGTCCATCTGCCTTTTCTGCTGCACTGTTCCCAAGCAAACATTTCCCCATGCTGTGCCTGTTCTCAATACTGAGATCCATGTTTATTACATTTCCACACCCACTTCTTTCACTCCCCTCCAATTTATAAAGATAATTTTGAATTCCAGTCCTGCCCTTGTACAGTTTAGGGTTATCTGCAGAATTAAGGAACACCCTTTTCATCCGTCCATTTGAATACACAGTAACTCCAGATCTGCTAGAGACAGGGCACAACAAAAAGCTTACCAGCAAGTTCATTTCCACATGTGGGATCAAACCATGATAAAATAGTGAAGCTTACATACCATAAAATGGAACAAGTAaaccatgaaaaataatttattgtacTAATTTTCAACCATCAATAACCTGATGTACAGAGATAAAGGACTACAGACATGTCTTACATGGGCATGTATTTTCTGAGCCTTCACTTTCCATCTCAGCCAGGACTCAGCAACTTTGGTCTCTCCCAAGAAGCATTCACCAGGTGAATAAAGGCACCATGAGACAGCTGAAGTATCCCAGTCACTACCAGTATTCCAGCATTCCCTGTGGTTCTGGTCCCAAACGAGCACTTGGTGTTACCTCTGACATTTGCATTTTGTCATTAAAATTAACATTAGTGCTTCTCCAACTGGATCCTCTAACGTCATCTTCTCCTCTTGGGGAGAGacacttctgaaataaaataaagagaagggtttttttaaaagcctttaaaTCCATCTTTCCTCATGGGAATTCTTCAAGTAGAATTATTTATATCCAGCACAGGAAATTAACTAGATGAGCTCTTGAGACCCCCTCCCAGTCCTTCTCCccatgttttttaaatattaaaaaaaaaaaaaaaaaacactttctaGATTCTACAGCACACTATCATTCAAAGTATCAACTGAAACTGCAGTGATGAACATTCCATCTTAAAAGCTTTCTGCTCCTCACTAACATCTTTCAGATTTTGCTGTGAATTTGACAAATGGAATACTCACAAAATATCTGAAGAGACTGCTTACGTGTATTTTTAAGGCTTTGGAATCTACaggaaaattctgagaaattGAGAGTGTTCCTGATTTAGAAAGAAACTTCTTGTCCACAACAAGCAGACAAGTGAAGGGAGAGTAAACAAAGTACAATATTAAATGTTCTACAGCACCTTCAGTCTAACCATTTAAAATTGGTTGAATTCCCACTATCTACAAATAAAAGTGACCAGAGAACGTAACCTCACTTCAGTACAATGAGATGCTACTTTGCTTCTAAAAAGAGCACACAGAAATATACCATGTcactaaaaatgtatttgatatatttaaatgtattaaatCACATTAAATATCCCCTGTACTACATATCCTTCCATTGAATACAATTTTGGATAGCAAATTAACTGCAGAAGATTCTTTATACTGTGCCATGTTCTTCTCAAGCAGCTGAGAACAGACTCTTCTGAGGCTTCTGAGTTGCAGAGCAGCTCAGTATCATCCAACATTGATGCCTTTGCAGAACAACTCCACTGTAagctttgagcaacctgctTTACCATTGCCTCccaattaaaattacattatttccaGCACCCTGCATGACAGCAAAGCAATTCACTCCCCTGCTGCAATTCCCAGAGTCCTTCCCAATGATGTCAGATAACTTCCAGTACAGCACAGGATGCTATTGCTGTACTGAGCTTGATCCATGAAACGCTGCCCAGCTGAAACTAGGGCTAGAGAGGAACTTTCTCTCCCCTCAACAAAGGTGAGGGCAGCAAGGGCCATTCTTTCCTAAAAGTTCCCAGAGTTACCAGAACAGGCATCTGCTGTAACTGGGtgactaacaaaaaaaaaaaaatcacttttaccTACGCAATGGAACTCTTCAAGACAAACTTGTATTACAGAAAATGAGACTCCTTTAAACTGGACCAATTTTAACTCTGAACACAGTACAATGAAATCCGTGTAGAAGATAATTCCCTTGGGATTTTGACATGGGATTTCAAAGTTTCAATTTTCATGCAATAATTTGCAAGCTAAAACCAAATCTAGCTTTTGCAAGGCAACAAGACATTATTCAAAATATCAGCTTTTAGTTTCAGTTTGTATttccagaaaaacacagcagaggGATATTTAAAAACAAGTCACTGGTTTGCTGGAATTCCACTCGTACCTCCTTCATCTGTGTCCTCTTCTGTGATTATTGGCATCCCGATATGCCGAGTTACAGTTTCCTTTGCCACTCCCATTTCACCTGCACACAGATTTTGAGGAAGAACTgtcagcttttttatttttttgcttctacATCCCTCATCCAGAGTTGAAAGATTGttcactgctgctctcctgcaatGTTGTCAAATGCTGTAGACAAACCTACTTTTCACAGTACCTTCAGTATGGTTCACTAAGAAACCTTCAGTAACAAGTAATTAACACTACcaatttaaagcaaattaatcACCAACTCAGTTCAATAATTCAAAATGCCCTTACTACCCCAAAACACTTCATCTACTCTTTTAAAGTCAAGCAAAGGCAACACTGCCAAATGCTCATCTCTGAAGAGGGATTAATTTCCTCAGTAACTTTTCTCCCTAGAGGAGGTGTCCTAGGTTACAATGTAAAGATGTGCCCAAAAGTATGTACTCTATCACCATTTGTTGAAAtcaggtggggcagtgatcctaATCTCTCTAGGAGATACTctctgctaatgggccatcTGCTAAAAACCAGaaggggcagtgttctttatcttttccacaatcCATCCTTAGtccaggaagatatcttctgttaatgggccattgagtcccattgcaggactgataaaattacatcatcccattgggagatgctccagccagggggaggagccaaacatttcctgcctagataaaaactgagatttggaggACCAAGGCAGCCCTTACCCACAGGTTTCCAGAGCACAACAGCTACCAGACCTTTCTACAGGATCACTGCTTCAACAAGACcacttcatctggactgctaccaccacctTAACTAgcagggtatcaggttgtattctgattctgtcagtgattttcttttatactattgcatgtattttatttttttctcttttttcctattaaattgtattcctgacttggagtctctcactggttttgtttctaaacCAGCACAGGAGGCTAAGAAAGTCTCAAAAACAAGAGTTTGGAACTTGGAAATTAGATCTCCATCTTCAAAATTCAGATAAttcaaaaaataaagacaattcAAATCGATTTTGCTGTTTAGCTTCATTTAACCTATAACaaataaagagtaaaaaaatttaGACAGCAGAGCAACTCCCATCAGTTGAAAAGCTGGATATCAGAATTTCCTTAGAAAAAGTAATTTCCCACTGATGAACAGCAAAATTTAACCCAGCTAGTAAAGCAATGGACAAACTTTTGCATCCTCCTCAGGTTCATGGATGCAATGGAGAATTACCTCTAACCTCTGAAGAACCTCTTCTCCTTGCTGGCTGTGGTCTCcttctggtttttttgcttCGACTTGGGGACTTCCCACAACTGGGTCCTGATTCAGAGGATTCTAACTGCACTTGACGATGTCTCCTGGACTTGGAAACCTGAATGACACAAAAAAGGCTGAACTTCTACAGCCAGATCTTGCTGTGGGTCACTTGACAAAGCAGCAGGGACCAAAGCATCAACTTGATGTCAGGGTCAAAAAGGGATagaagggaagagagggaggacTCTTTATTAGTTGCTGCTCTTCAGTTTTAACAGGACAATGCCCTTCTATGATTTAATGGGTGTATAACTTAAAATACATATAATGAAACAGTCATTAGTTTCCAATCCATTCTGTTACTACCAATCCACACCATGGTGCATCCCCCTACACAAAAGAAACACTTCCAAAAACCACTGCTCTGTAAATATTTCTCACCATCATATTTTGCTCAAACGCCTAGAAAATATCACTGCACATTCATGGGTCTGGACTGTTATAAAATCCCAAGCTCTGTTTCATTTAATGACACATTTTTTGATGTGAGATTTTAATAAACAGAGAAAGTTGAGATGTTTCTCATAGGACTGCTAATAAAAAGACAAACCAACAATATTCTTTTAAAGCAGAAGTTAGTGAAACAAAGTTTCCAAGAACTTGCAACTGACTTTAAACTACCAAGTCCCATTTTCACAGGCATCTTCCAAGATGCCAATATCTAAGATCCAAGGAATCTGAGCAATTAAATTCTCAGGTCTTTTTATACATCTTAAAATTCCATCTACCTAAACAGAGCATAGACATTAAAAGAGACCCAGTAACTGAAAACCCCCAAAGCACAGGCGTTCTGCATTGTTCCATAAATCTAACAATAAGAGCTCTGGGTTTCCCTGCTGTGTTAGAAAAACTAGAACATTCAAAAACTGAATTCCTTTTTGACCCAACATCTACCTTAAACTGGTACTTAAAACTGttcttgaaaaagaaacacatcCCCATTATCAATTTTCATACCCACCTCAACAGCTGCAGAGTAAGACCTGTATTTTATTCTGGCCAGGGCATTTGCTCTTTCAGAACCCTATAAAGAAACAAGAGCCCAGTCAGAAAAGATtctcattttattatttcagtacTGAAATATTACATCAGGCAACAATTTGACCAATATCTCACAACAGCTGTAACTCCATAATTAGTTCTATACAATTTCAATGCCACCAAAATGgtatttcaaggaaaaaaaaagttcaagtttcattaaaaagacaaaacataATTTTGGTTGCCTTCACTGTTACGAAGCccagcaggagaaaaatcaaatttgaaACTTTACATCTTATTCAAATTCAAAGTTGAACTAAGCAGACAAGTACAACATGTGACAATTTTGtagcataaaaaaaatgaatattgCCTTAAGTTGAAACTCTAGGAGGAAGTGTAAAGGAGTTTGAGAAAATACAGCTCTTTTCCCTCCTTACCTAAGAGACTTTTTATTGTGATCATCTAAGAGCTGTTGCAGCAGTAAATGCTTACAGCTCAAGAGAAAGCAATGTGagttaaaaacaaaagccagcaaccagccccaccagctgtccctggAATTTATTTTGATATTATCAAACTTCGACCTACACTGCTTAGCCTGAGAACTGAAGTCAAAAAAATGAACAGATCTGGGCTGTACAATGCAGCAAAGTAGTTCAGTTTCCTTACCTCTGAGGCTAGCaaagctgcttctttctttttgttttctgttttatcgGTTTCTTTAGCattttggaataatttctgTGGGGAAGAAAAGCATGTTTCTTTAAACATCAGTCATATACAAGACAGCTAAAATCCAAGAACTGTAAAAAACATGACAAGTATTTACAAACACGCCCATGTTCTACATCCACCTTACACTGTGACCGTTCTTTGATCCAGGAATATGTTACAGAGGTATTTCATGAGATCAGACCTTCAGGGCTTCCCTCTCAGCAGGCAGTTGTGGTATCCCACAGGCAAGACCACCCACAAGTCCTTTTGTCCATACCACACCCCTGCCGCAGATTTCACACATTCCACGCCTTCAGTGTCAcagttccttctctttcagtctgaGATTTACCAGCTCAGAGGTAATCACACCAAGAACCAGTTCTTACATGTTCACCCAACCTGCTAAGTCACCACAGCATGGTGGTTGGTAGTACCTACCTCTCTGTTCTGCAGCCATTCTTGATGTTCCAAAGTTATGTCTTTGAGATTAACCACAAAGTCATCTTTTATCAAGCTCAGGGCCTTGTCTGGCTGGGATTTGTCAGCTGAAATGACACACTTCATTTTCTGATAGTGGTAGTGAATATTCATCAgttcctgaaattattttttaaagaaatatcttTCAGGAAAGATTCCAGCAGTAAAGCAGTATTAGTCCTCAGTGTACAAACCCAGGGTCACAGAAAACATTCTAAGGAGACCAGGAGGAATGTTAGAAACTCATTTTAGAGCCAAGAAATCCTACTAACCAGAACTGACccatcaaataaaaaaaaaaaagggtatcTTGTATTATTCAAGCTAAGAAGGCTATTCAGGGCCACTGTCCACACAGGGTTCATTCTGATACTGTGGtttattttcatctctttgGAGGAAACATTTTACTTCACAGATTTCTGTACCGCTGCAGTCAACCTTACTGATACACATTTGCCAGCAATcaatgaaaaaaacagcaaagaaagtTCTATCACTGAGTGATATAAGAACCTCTACCTGGCTTGAATTACTTAGGTTTTTATAAAATGCatcatataattaaaaaaacaacgtctgaacagagaaataaaggtGAGAGAAGGCCATGAACTTACAGATAAGTAAATTCATATTATCACAAGTATCAATCCTCCAGCTGCAACCTGCAGATATACCAAAAACAAACATACTTCCACCCATTTTCGTTTTTCTCTAAGTGAAAATTTACCATTTACACCCTTTTACATCTTACTGAGGCAAAACCACAGAACATTAGAGCATATTTCAATATTGAAAAAGGTACCACAAGTCTTCCAAACTAAATGCCACATTTCTGAGTGTCTGGTAAAACTACCTTAGTCTGCATTCCACAAGAGACTGACAAAAGATAAGACAGTGTTGATTAGAGAAGTTACAGCTCTCGGacaacagagaaattaaaacaaaacaaatacctTTGATGAATCTCTAGTTTAAAGGTTACTGTACCTCCAGCACATCATTAGTAATGAGGCTGTTTACTTTGTTACTCGGGTCCTTAAATTCTTCTTTCAAATAACTTTCCCCAATCTTCTTCTTACTTTTGTAGGTCAGCTAAAACAAGAGGCAATGTTTGTAACctaaaagaaaactttaaatgGCACCTCCTCTTGAGAATTCCTACTGCATATCCATTGATCAGGAGATGGGACATACTGAAAGGCATAAAACTATCTCACCAGCAACAGCTTTGCTGCCACATGCTCAAAGCCAACACTTTTCACAAATTATTCTCTAGTTAAGAATTTAATTGAGTACCATTATTTAGCAATTAAGAATTTAATCCAGACTAATTTCCCCAACTGGCAAGACATCTCAAATCTACTAGGAACAGTAgatactgaaaaaatattttcaggtgaGAAACATTCAAACAAGCTCTTCATCACCTACTTATGTAAAGCCACATATTGCATTTTAACAAGGCCTCAAGGCTGAGCTAACCACAAGTGCTGTTGAACTGTTAGCCATTGAAAGATGagagtattttatttaaaaatgtaagtaaTTAATGTAATAACTCACTAGCTTTGGCATTGCTGTAAAATGGAAGGCTCTGGCAAGTCGTAGTCTCCTAAAGATATAGACTGCATCATAATGCTGGGAGGCAAGCAGATCCTGCTGAAATTTCTGGATTTCAGGCCAATCCTTGAGTGCAATTCTGATCTGCAACAAAAGAATTACATACTGTTAAACCAGTATTTCAACCATAAAAATTAACTGAGCTGACTTCTAGGAACCCACTAGAACATTTGTTATTACTATCATCATTTTATACACATAAGATTATTATACTTTCTTTGACAGTGGCATAGAACACAAGTCCTTTCTGACATATGGAAACATTCATTCTTCACATTCTGAAGTGTGTGATAAATAGTCTGCACCTAGGACATTTCCCTTCACTAGTGATTAGGAAACAACACTCATACCAAGTTGTGCTGCCACTGAAATCCTCAAAAATGTTCTCTTTCccttatttcttcctttctctcctgtCACAACCACTCTGCCCACTTCACTTTGCTTAACTTTCTTTATAACTTGTGTACCCTCTTACAGCTGCTGTCCAGCAGTGGCTTTAAAATTGC
This genomic stretch from Cinclus cinclus chromosome 6, bCinCin1.1, whole genome shotgun sequence harbors:
- the SNAPC1 gene encoding snRNA-activating protein complex subunit 1, with the translated sequence MNAVPGLKEDCEELLGAFQQADTVRFERFAELWRERRFHSVFYGRVRALERNKLTKKTLDLAQQYFLPPYSFQIRVGALYLLYGLYNVQLCQPKQKIRIALKDWPEIQKFQQDLLASQHYDAVYIFRRLRLARAFHFTAMPKLLTYKSKKKIGESYLKEEFKDPSNKVNSLITNDVLEELMNIHYHYQKMKCVISADKSQPDKALSLIKDDFVVNLKDITLEHQEWLQNREKLFQNAKETDKTENKKKEAALLASEGSERANALARIKYRSYSAAVEVSKSRRHRQVQLESSESGPSCGKSPSRSKKTRRRPQPARRRGSSEVRGEMGVAKETVTRHIGMPIITEEDTDEGEVSLPKRRR